A single genomic interval of Geotrypetes seraphini chromosome 1, aGeoSer1.1, whole genome shotgun sequence harbors:
- the LOC117364837 gene encoding olfactory receptor 1361-like gives MMKNANKTSILNFVLLGFMPVDELRLPLFLVFLVMFLITLLGNAVIIAVIRLSSQLHTPMYFFLSILSAIDICFITVTVPNMLENLLSDSKTISYSGCLTQIYFFISFAGTECFLLAVMAYDRYIAICSPLQYTLVMNSKLCQCLVAGSFLGGFLKSLLHTLLLLRLSFCHSNIINHFFCDLTGLYKLSCSDTSLNELMIFIEGPFTLMVPFVIIVLSYCRIILTILKMSSSESRHKAFSTCSSHLTVVTLLYGSTIIINVRPSSSYSPKKDRVAAVIYSVLTPMLNPFIYSLRNNEMKGALRTLWVKVSPEII, from the coding sequence ATGATGAAAAATGCAAACAAAACATCCATCTTGAACTTTGTTCTCCTGGGATTTATGCCGGTTGATGAGTTACGCCTTCCCTTATTTTTGGTATTTCTGGTCATGTTCTTGATCACTTTACTGGGAAATGCTGTCATTATTGCAGTGATCCGTCTCAGTTCCCAGCTCCATACACCTATGTATTTCTTCCTAAGCATCTTATCTGCCATCGATATTTGTTTTATTACAGTCACCGTTCCCAATATGCTGGAAAACCTCCTCTCTGACAGTAAAACCATTTCTTATTCAGGCTGCCTGACTCAGATCTATTTCTTCATTTCATTTGCAGGGACGGAGTGCTTTCTTCTAGCTGTGATGGCTTATGATCGCTACATAGCCATTTGCTCTCCTTTGCAGTATACACTGGTGATGAATTCAAAGCTCTGCCAGTGTTTAGTGGCTGGTTCCTTTCTTGGAGGGTTCCTTAAGTCTCTCTTGCACACTCTTTTGTTACTTAGATTATCTTTTTGTCACTCCAATATCATTAACCACTTCTTCTGTGACCTGACTGGATTGTACAAGCTTTCTTGCTCTGATACCTCCCTTAATGAACTAATGATCTTCATTGAGGGGCCCTTCACTTTAATGGTTCCCTTTGTAATTATAGTTTTATCCTACTGCCGCATCATCCTTACCATCTTGAAGATGTCCTCATCAGAAAGCAGGCACAaagccttctctacttgctcCTCCCACCTCACAGTGGTTACCTTATTGTATGGATCTACTATTATTATAAATGTGCGGCCCTCTTCATCATACTCTCCAAAGAAGGACAGGGTGGCAGCTGTAATATACTCTGTCTTAACGCCCATGTTAAACCCATTCATCTATAGCTTGAGGAACAATGAAATGAAGGGTGCACTGAGAACATTGTGGGTAAAAGTTTCTCCTGAGATAATATAG
- the LOC117368719 gene encoding olfactory receptor 1020-like has translation MENRNGTSVSSFILLGLVAIREQCIVLFVVFLIMYLITLLGNGVIIAVIQLDSRLHTPMYFFLSILSSLDICFISVTLPYMLKILLSENKSISFAGCLTQLYFFISFAGTECFLLAAMAYDRYVAISSPLQYALVMSPRLCLYLVALSFAGGFLKSLLHTLMTLSLSFCDSNIINHFFCDLTALYKLSCTDTSLNELMIFVEGPFSLMAPFLIILFSYCCIIITVLKMSSSDRRHKAFSTCSSHLTVVTLLYGSIILMYVRPSSTYSPEKDRIAALIYTVVTPMLNPFIYSLRNGDMKKGLRKAISGKLHHRGM, from the coding sequence ATGGAAAACAGGAATGGAACCTCTGTATCCAGCTTTATTCTGCTCGGCCTTGTAGCCATTAGGGAGCAATGCATTGTCCTCTTTGTGGTATTTCTGATCATGTACCTGATCACTTTATTAGGAAATGGTGTCATTATTGCTGTGATCCAACTTGATTCACGTCTCCACACACCCATGTATTTCTTTCTCAGCATTTTATCCTCATTGGACATCTGTTTCATATCAGTCACACTTCCATACATGCTAAAAATCCTTCTCTCTGAGAATAAAAGCATCTCTTTCGCTGGCTGCCTAACCCagctgtatttttttatttcttttgcagGAACTGAGTGCTTCCTTCTAGCAGCGATGGCTTATGATCGCTATGTGGCCATCAGTTCCCCTTTACAGTATGCATTAGTGATGAGTCCAAGGCTGTGTCTTTACTTAGTGGCTCTTTCTTTTGCAGGAGGATTCCTGAAGTCTCTCTTACACACTCTTATGACCCTTAGCTTATCTTTTTGCGACTCTAATATTATCAACCATTTCTTCTGTGATCTGACTGCACTGTACAAGTTGTCATGCACTGATACCTCACTTAATGAGCTTATGATCTTTGTTGAAGGTCCCTTCTCTCTGATGGCCCCTTTTCTAATAATACTGTTCTCCTATTGTTGCATCATCATAACCGTCTTGAAGATGTCTTCTTCTGACAGGAGGCacaaagccttctccacttgctCATCTCACCTCACTGTGGTTACCCTATTATATGGCTCCATTATCCTTATGTATGTAAGACCTTCTTCAACATACTCCCCAGAGAAAGACCGGATTGCAGCTTTGATATACACAGTAGTAACACCCATGTTAAACCCATTCATTTATAGTTTAAGGAACGGTGATATGAAGAAGGGTCTAAGAAAAGCAATCAGTGGAAAACTTCATCATCGGGGAATGTAA